A DNA window from Deinococcus multiflagellatus contains the following coding sequences:
- the glnA gene encoding type I glutamate--ammonia ligase has protein sequence MTPRPATPTREQILTELQDAEVKFLRLQFTDILGTTKNVEVPKSQFQKALSGDVTFDGSAVEGFTRVEESDMLLRPDLGTFLIYPQFSREEGERGKVARLICDVTLPDGTPFEGDPRQVLQRQMARAAAMGFEMFVGTEPEFFLFERTPDGRGSTVTHDKAGYFDLAPIDKGERIRREITNKLVEMGFEIEAAHHEVAPGQHEIDFRYAPALETADRIATFKFVVKRVALEYGLLASFLPKPMPGVNGSGMHCHLSLFKGGANAFADPDGEYGLSRTALQFIAGLLDHAGGMVAITNPLVNSYKRLVPGFEAPVNVAWSTSNRSALIRIPAKRGHSTRAEMRMPDPSCNPYLALAVMLAAGLDGIEQEMEPPPAIQRNIFKMTVREKRHHRVRELPTDLREAVDELQKDEVMARALGDHVLDHFVAAKRAEWREYSAAVHAWELERYLDLI, from the coding sequence ATGACGCCCCGCCCCGCCACCCCCACCCGCGAGCAGATCCTGACCGAGCTTCAGGACGCCGAAGTTAAATTTCTGCGCCTGCAATTCACTGACATTCTGGGCACCACCAAGAACGTGGAGGTCCCCAAATCCCAGTTTCAAAAAGCCCTGAGCGGCGACGTGACTTTTGACGGCAGCGCCGTGGAAGGCTTTACCCGCGTCGAAGAGTCCGACATGCTGCTGCGGCCCGACCTGGGCACCTTTCTGATCTACCCGCAGTTTTCCCGTGAGGAAGGCGAGCGCGGCAAGGTGGCCCGACTGATCTGCGACGTGACCCTGCCCGACGGCACCCCCTTTGAGGGCGACCCCCGGCAGGTGCTGCAGCGCCAGATGGCCCGCGCGGCGGCGATGGGCTTCGAGATGTTCGTGGGCACCGAACCCGAGTTCTTTCTGTTCGAGCGCACCCCCGATGGCCGGGGCAGCACCGTCACCCACGACAAGGCCGGCTACTTTGATCTGGCGCCCATTGACAAGGGCGAGCGCATTCGCCGCGAGATCACCAACAAGCTCGTCGAGATGGGCTTTGAAATCGAAGCTGCCCACCACGAGGTCGCGCCCGGCCAGCACGAGATTGACTTCCGCTACGCCCCGGCGCTGGAGACCGCCGACCGCATTGCCACCTTCAAGTTTGTGGTCAAGCGGGTGGCGCTGGAATACGGCCTGCTGGCCAGCTTTCTGCCCAAGCCGATGCCGGGCGTGAACGGCTCGGGGATGCACTGCCACCTCAGCCTCTTCAAAGGCGGCGCCAACGCCTTTGCCGACCCGGACGGCGAATACGGCCTGTCGCGCACCGCGCTGCAGTTCATCGCCGGACTGCTGGACCATGCAGGCGGCATGGTGGCAATCACCAACCCGCTGGTCAACAGCTACAAGCGGCTGGTGCCGGGCTTTGAAGCGCCCGTCAACGTGGCCTGGAGCACCAGCAACCGCTCGGCGCTGATTCGCATTCCGGCCAAGCGCGGCCATTCCACCCGCGCGGAGATGCGCATGCCGGACCCCAGCTGCAACCCCTATCTGGCGCTGGCCGTGATGCTGGCCGCCGGCCTGGACGGCATTGAGCAGGAGATGGAGCCGCCCCCCGCCATTCAGCGCAACATCTTCAAGATGACCGTGCGCGAAAAACGCCACCACCGCGTGCGCGAACTGCCCACCGATCTGCGCGAAGCCGTGGACGAATTGCAAAAAGACGAGGTGATGGCCCGCGCGCTGGGCGACCATGTACTAGACCATTTCGTGGCCGCCAAGCGGGCCGAGTGGCGCGAGTACAGCGCGGCCGTCCACGCCTGGGAACTGGAGCGGTACCTGGACCTGATCTGA
- a CDS encoding branched-chain amino acid ABC transporter substrate-binding protein, translating to MKKTAFSLTVLAALALGTASAQTTIKIASLSPLSGGQSDLGSQIRNGAQLAVNEYKAQFKKLGFDLVLVPYDDQADPATGTSAANKIAADRQILAVVGTLNSGVAIPASAVLVKSRVAMVSPANTANQVTDRGLSNMNRIVARDDAQGPAGANFIATNLKAKKVYVLNDKTAYGEGLAKEVEKALKAKGVSVVANEGTEEKSDFSTIISKIRLQRPDAIYFGGIYNQVGVFIKQLREAGIATPVVGGDGMDSGELPVIVGQANANNIYFTTVAAPITALPASKVFAANYKKTFNDDAQGFGAFGYDAAKVVVQGVLNAVRANGNKLPSRAQVESAIRKGNYTGLLSGNVSFNSAGDRKAATLYVMNVTNGQFKLSTSIPVKPVKQ from the coding sequence ATGAAGAAGACCGCGTTTTCGCTGACCGTCCTGGCCGCCCTGGCGCTGGGCACTGCCTCCGCCCAGACCACCATCAAGATCGCCAGCCTCAGCCCCCTGTCCGGCGGCCAGAGCGACCTCGGCTCCCAGATTCGCAACGGCGCCCAGCTCGCCGTCAACGAGTACAAGGCCCAGTTCAAGAAGCTCGGCTTCGACCTCGTCCTCGTCCCCTACGACGACCAGGCCGACCCCGCCACCGGCACCTCCGCCGCCAACAAGATTGCCGCCGACCGCCAGATTCTGGCCGTGGTGGGCACCCTGAACAGCGGCGTGGCCATCCCCGCCAGCGCCGTGCTCGTCAAGAGCCGCGTGGCGATGGTCTCCCCGGCCAACACCGCCAACCAGGTCACCGACCGTGGCCTGAGCAACATGAACCGCATCGTCGCCCGCGACGACGCCCAGGGCCCGGCCGGCGCCAACTTCATCGCCACCAACCTCAAGGCCAAGAAGGTTTACGTCCTCAACGACAAGACCGCCTACGGCGAAGGTCTGGCCAAGGAAGTGGAAAAGGCGCTGAAGGCCAAGGGCGTCAGCGTGGTGGCGAACGAAGGAACGGAAGAGAAGAGCGACTTCTCGACCATTATTTCCAAGATCCGTCTGCAGCGGCCCGACGCGATCTACTTCGGCGGCATCTACAACCAGGTGGGCGTGTTCATCAAGCAGCTGCGTGAAGCCGGCATCGCCACCCCCGTGGTGGGCGGCGACGGCATGGACAGCGGCGAGCTGCCCGTCATCGTCGGCCAGGCCAACGCCAACAACATTTACTTCACCACCGTCGCCGCGCCCATCACCGCGCTGCCCGCGTCCAAGGTGTTCGCTGCCAACTACAAGAAGACCTTCAACGACGACGCCCAGGGCTTCGGGGCGTTCGGGTACGACGCGGCGAAGGTGGTGGTGCAGGGCGTGCTGAACGCGGTGCGCGCGAACGGCAACAAGCTACCCAGCCGCGCGCAGGTGGAAAGCGCCATCCGCAAGGGCAACTACACCGGCCTGCTCTCCGGCAACGTCAGCTTCAACTCGGCCGGTGACCGCAAGGCCGCCACCCTGTACGTCATGAACGTGACGAACGGCCAGTTCAAGCTCAGCACCAGCATTCCCGTTAAGCCCGTCAAGCAGTAA
- a CDS encoding branched-chain amino acid ABC transporter permease, with amino-acid sequence MDFATLAPFLVEVVVGGLVLGFVYAIIALGYTMVYGVLQLINFAHSEVFVTGAVVGFEVFRVLKDVSMNGYLKLLIALLSAMVISGALNVLIERLAYRPLRNAPKLVPLITAIGVSLILQDTLRIIEGFQGRFDLTYTLPQGFAGPFCGPNSSCASLGSFLNTIGVRVKVTDIIVILVSLVSLGALNYLVNRTRMGKAIRAVAQDRVTAGLMGIDADRMISATFLIGGALGGISGVLFGMKFGTVNAYSGFDPGIIAFTAAVLGGIGSIPGAVLGGLTLGVIQSLIGAMSVLGGLAGIANLEAVDASYQRIGAFIVLVLILIFKPTGLLGKSNVEKV; translated from the coding sequence TTGGATTTCGCCACTCTGGCGCCGTTTCTGGTGGAGGTGGTTGTGGGCGGGCTCGTCCTGGGCTTTGTCTACGCGATCATCGCGCTGGGTTACACCATGGTGTACGGCGTGCTGCAGCTGATCAACTTTGCGCACAGCGAAGTGTTCGTGACTGGCGCCGTGGTGGGCTTCGAGGTCTTCCGCGTGCTCAAGGACGTGAGCATGAACGGCTACCTGAAGCTGCTCATTGCCCTGCTGAGTGCCATGGTCATCTCCGGCGCCCTGAACGTGCTGATTGAACGCCTCGCCTACCGCCCCCTGCGCAACGCCCCCAAGCTGGTGCCCCTGATCACCGCCATTGGGGTGTCGCTGATCTTGCAAGACACCCTGCGCATCATTGAAGGGTTCCAGGGCCGCTTTGACCTGACCTATACGCTGCCCCAGGGCTTTGCCGGGCCGTTCTGCGGTCCCAACAGCTCCTGCGCCAGCCTGGGCAGCTTCCTGAACACCATCGGCGTGCGGGTGAAAGTCACCGACATCATCGTGATCCTGGTGTCGCTGGTTAGCCTGGGCGCGCTGAACTACCTGGTGAACCGCACCCGCATGGGCAAGGCCATCCGCGCCGTGGCCCAGGACCGCGTGACCGCCGGCCTGATGGGCATTGACGCCGACCGCATGATCAGCGCCACCTTCCTGATTGGCGGGGCGCTGGGCGGCATCAGCGGCGTGCTGTTCGGCATGAAGTTCGGCACCGTGAACGCCTACAGCGGCTTTGATCCCGGGATCATTGCCTTTACGGCCGCCGTGCTGGGCGGCATTGGCTCTATTCCGGGCGCGGTGCTCGGCGGCCTGACCCTGGGCGTGATCCAGAGCCTGATCGGCGCCATGAGCGTGCTGGGCGGCCTGGCTGGGATTGCCAACCTGGAAGCGGTGGACGCTTCGTACCAGCGCATCGGGGCCTTTATCGTGCTGGTGCTGATTCTGATCTTTAAGCCCACCGGCCTGCTCGGCAAGAGCAATGTGGAGAAAGTATGA